A region of Plantactinospora sp. BC1 DNA encodes the following proteins:
- a CDS encoding MFS transporter — protein sequence MSTTVVTSDPDTDEVTAGGLRRLLWGRGVSALGDGMWFTIWALYLTRIVGIPAGTVGVGMAVAAAFGLAAAVPLGALADRHDPRRVLVAIAAVRTVGMAGYLLVDGVWSFLVVTVAFVALANGGSAVRTALVAALVRDNGARVRELARQRVAQHVGYAAGAGLGAAVLAVDRPVGYMVAIAVNAVTFAVFGIVAATVPGRRTGGPARPVRANVRAALGDLPYVGVSVAVALFSLCWAMLSTGLPLWIAESTRLPLVLSGIVVVISSVGIAVGQVPATRLARTPASATRTAVCSGVALAASCLLLATTAGGAGPVAVTVVVVAALAHLAGELGYVASSWTLSLGLARERALGAYQGLAEAATATVQIFGPALFTLAVGTYGTVGWLFVAAIFLIAAALLPALVRRALRDRPVNP from the coding sequence GTGTCGACGACCGTGGTGACGAGCGACCCGGACACGGACGAGGTGACCGCCGGCGGACTGCGCCGGCTGCTCTGGGGCCGGGGCGTCTCCGCGCTCGGCGACGGCATGTGGTTCACCATCTGGGCGCTCTACCTCACCCGGATCGTCGGCATCCCCGCCGGCACCGTCGGGGTCGGCATGGCGGTCGCCGCCGCCTTCGGCCTCGCCGCGGCCGTACCGCTCGGCGCCCTCGCCGACCGGCACGACCCGCGCCGGGTGCTGGTGGCGATCGCGGCGGTCCGGACCGTCGGCATGGCCGGCTACCTGCTGGTGGACGGGGTCTGGAGCTTCCTCGTCGTCACCGTCGCCTTCGTCGCGCTCGCCAACGGCGGCAGCGCGGTCCGTACCGCCCTGGTGGCGGCGCTGGTGCGCGACAACGGGGCACGGGTGCGGGAACTGGCCCGGCAACGGGTCGCCCAGCACGTCGGGTACGCCGCCGGAGCGGGACTCGGCGCCGCCGTACTCGCGGTGGACCGACCCGTCGGCTACATGGTCGCCATCGCCGTCAACGCGGTCACCTTCGCGGTCTTCGGGATCGTCGCCGCCACCGTCCCCGGCCGGCGGACCGGCGGCCCGGCCCGACCGGTCCGGGCGAACGTCCGGGCCGCCCTCGGCGACCTGCCGTACGTCGGCGTCAGCGTCGCCGTCGCGCTCTTCTCGCTCTGCTGGGCGATGCTCTCCACCGGACTGCCGCTCTGGATCGCGGAGTCGACCCGGCTGCCGCTCGTGCTCAGCGGCATCGTGGTGGTGATCAGCTCCGTCGGCATCGCCGTCGGCCAGGTGCCGGCGACCCGGCTCGCCCGCACACCCGCCTCGGCCACCCGGACCGCCGTCTGCTCGGGCGTCGCGCTGGCGGCGAGCTGCCTGCTGCTGGCCACCACGGCCGGCGGGGCCGGGCCGGTGGCGGTCACCGTCGTGGTGGTCGCGGCACTGGCGCACCTCGCCGGTGAACTCGGGTACGTCGCGTCGAGCTGGACCCTCTCGCTGGGGCTGGCCCGGGAGCGGGCGCTCGGCGCGTACCAGGGGTTGGCCGAGGCGGCCACGGCGACGGTGCAGATCTTCGGACCCGCCCTGTTCACCCTCGCCGTCGGCACGTACGGCACCGTCGGCTGGCTCTTCGTCGCCGCGATCTTCCTGATCGCCGCGGCGCTGCTTCCGGCGCTCGTCCGGCGGGCCCTGCGGGACCGCCCGGTCAACCCCTGA
- a CDS encoding helix-turn-helix transcriptional regulator: MTGWVDPDDPTLAAATSLARELADPIRLTALQLLAVEGPHTMTQLADALRVSAPRLGNHLARLRARGLVTVQQRGRHVVYRLASPDTVDVLTALARHGRPETPGPRPARPPSPAETARTCYDHCAGRLGVAVFAALVQRGALLPPDGQHDELRLGPDPTAFGDLGVDLDAVRPGRRKLATACLDRNHRLPHLGGVLGAEVLDAFVADGLVHRQDGERALAITARGARKLPALLPEFPAPAAGGRRP; the protein is encoded by the coding sequence ATGACCGGCTGGGTGGATCCCGACGACCCGACGCTGGCCGCCGCCACCTCGCTGGCCCGCGAACTCGCCGACCCGATCCGGCTGACCGCCCTGCAACTGCTGGCCGTCGAGGGTCCGCACACGATGACCCAGCTCGCCGACGCGCTACGGGTCAGCGCGCCACGGCTCGGCAACCACCTGGCCCGGCTCCGCGCCCGGGGACTCGTCACCGTGCAGCAGCGCGGCCGGCACGTGGTCTACCGGCTGGCCAGTCCGGACACCGTCGACGTGCTCACCGCGCTGGCCCGGCACGGCCGCCCGGAGACGCCGGGCCCGCGACCCGCCCGGCCACCGTCGCCGGCCGAGACCGCCCGCACCTGCTACGACCACTGCGCCGGCCGGCTCGGCGTCGCGGTCTTCGCCGCCCTGGTCCAGCGGGGCGCGCTGCTGCCACCCGACGGGCAGCACGACGAGCTGCGGCTCGGCCCGGACCCGACCGCCTTCGGCGACCTCGGCGTGGACCTCGACGCCGTACGGCCCGGACGGCGCAAGCTCGCCACCGCCTGCCTCGACCGCAACCATCGACTGCCGCACCTCGGCGGCGTGCTCGGTGCCGAGGTGCTCGACGCGTTCGTCGCCGACGGGCTCGTCCACCGTCAGGACGGCGAACGCGCCCTGGCGATCACCGCCAGGGGCGCCCGGAAACTCCCCGCCCTGCTGCCGGAGTTTCCCGCCCCAGCCGCCGGCGGCCGACGGCCCTGA
- a CDS encoding aminopeptidase P family protein, translating into MSERVPATSSHDLPVPPALAEFMLGGWAPSEAPVRADPGVAAWAAKRRARLTGMFPGEHLVVPAGGAPVRSNDQYFRFRPGSDYTWLTGDGDRGGVLVLDPAGEPTLYTDEPPRPGTAEYWTDRNAGIVWNGPRADLATLGEALEIRCRPIGELAEALGAAGRIRLRRSVDPAVDALVPVTDPVADSELVVALADLRLVKDEWEVGQLQHAVDVTVRGFEDVVRALPEALAGGGERWLEGTFARRARSDGEEVGYQPIVAAGSHAAVLHWNRNTGPVRPGQLLLLDAGVEVGTRYTADITRVLPVDGRFTPVQRDVYELVRRANDAAIGQLRPGAAFRDYHWAAMSVLAAGLVDLGLLRCSVEEALDPQRQLYRRWSLCGSGHMLGLDVHDCAPATAARYVEGELQAGMVLTVEPGLYFQPNDELVPAELRGLGMRIEEDLLVTSDGSQNLSAALPRTADDVQSWMSRLAG; encoded by the coding sequence ATGTCGGAGCGTGTCCCCGCCACCAGTAGTCACGACCTGCCGGTGCCTCCGGCGCTCGCCGAGTTCATGCTCGGTGGCTGGGCGCCGAGCGAGGCGCCGGTCCGGGCGGATCCGGGGGTGGCGGCCTGGGCGGCGAAGCGGCGGGCCCGACTGACCGGGATGTTCCCCGGCGAACACCTGGTGGTCCCGGCGGGCGGCGCACCGGTACGCAGCAACGACCAGTACTTCCGGTTCCGGCCCGGTTCGGACTACACCTGGCTGACCGGGGACGGTGACCGGGGTGGCGTGCTGGTGCTGGACCCAGCGGGTGAGCCGACGCTCTACACCGACGAGCCGCCCCGGCCCGGCACGGCCGAGTACTGGACCGACCGGAACGCCGGCATCGTCTGGAACGGCCCCCGGGCCGACCTTGCCACTCTGGGCGAGGCGCTGGAGATCCGCTGCCGCCCGATCGGCGAACTGGCCGAGGCGCTCGGCGCGGCCGGTCGGATCCGGCTCAGGCGCAGCGTCGACCCGGCCGTGGACGCCCTGGTGCCGGTGACGGACCCGGTCGCCGACAGCGAGCTCGTGGTGGCCCTGGCCGACCTGCGGCTGGTCAAGGACGAGTGGGAGGTCGGGCAGCTCCAGCACGCCGTCGACGTCACCGTGCGCGGCTTCGAGGACGTGGTACGCGCCCTGCCGGAGGCGCTGGCCGGCGGCGGTGAACGGTGGCTGGAGGGCACCTTCGCCCGGCGGGCCCGCTCCGACGGCGAGGAGGTCGGCTACCAGCCGATCGTCGCGGCCGGCTCGCACGCGGCGGTACTGCACTGGAACCGCAACACCGGTCCGGTACGCCCCGGCCAGTTGCTGCTGCTGGACGCCGGGGTCGAGGTCGGCACCCGGTACACCGCCGACATCACCCGGGTGCTTCCGGTCGACGGCCGGTTCACCCCGGTGCAGCGGGACGTCTACGAGCTGGTACGCCGGGCGAACGACGCGGCGATCGGGCAGCTCCGGCCCGGGGCGGCGTTCCGGGACTACCACTGGGCGGCGATGTCGGTCCTCGCCGCCGGTCTGGTCGACCTCGGTCTGCTGCGCTGCTCGGTGGAGGAGGCGCTGGACCCGCAGCGGCAGCTCTACCGCCGCTGGTCGCTCTGCGGCTCCGGGCACATGCTCGGGCTCGACGTGCACGACTGCGCCCCGGCCACCGCCGCCCGGTACGTCGAGGGCGAGTTGCAGGCCGGCATGGTGCTGACCGTCGAGCCGGGCCTGTACTTCCAGCCGAACGACGAGCTGGTGCCGGCGGAGCTGCGCGGGCTGGGGATGCGGATCGAGGAGGATCTGCTGGTCACCTCCGACGGCAGCCAGAACCTTTCGGCCGCGCTGCCGCGTACCGCCGACGACGTGCAGAGCTGGATGTCCCGGCTGGCCGGCTGA
- a CDS encoding glycosyl hydrolase 115 family protein, with protein sequence MSRSILAGPPAPVPRRSAGPKAWRMLLSLTLAVTATPALVSSAAASSSGGRGVDSGHDPAGFVSTRSKPNSLPLVERGRAATLVVSASDHPGVVRAAGDLRTDVERVTGVRPAVVTDQVPRQGEVVLVGTIGKSPLIDRLIAAGKLDVRGIAGRWETSLQQIVANPLPGVRRAFVIAGSDQRGTIFGTYEVSKQIGVSPWYWWDDVPARQSDELHVLPGRHSQGTPAVKYRGFFINDENPALGTWAPNFFGPGLAPGYEGGFNRHFYAKVFETMLRLKANYLWPAVWGRAFAEDDPANHATAKEYGVVMGTSHEAPMMRGIEEWNRHARGGTDPYGGTGEWSFRRNSAALKEYWRDGIERMEEQDFEGVVTLGMRGNGDVSLPDGDGIELMESIIAAQRQILAEESDRELPDIPQVFTLYKEVQRYWDRGMRPPDDVTVVFCDDNWGNMRKLPDQSLPARPGGYGMYYHFDYVGGGRNYKWVDTINLASTWEQLNLTYRYGVDRLWVVNVGDMKNEELPLQLFLDYAWDPESIPIEKLDDWQREYAAQNFPDRYAGEIGEILHEYGQLQARRKPELLNRRITVDPAKDPATDSSAVVYTDDNPYSLTAYQEMRRVVREWAELAERAERVRARLPDGYDDAYYQLVHYQVAATANLYALREAQFTNLLYAAQGRAATNAMADLAQRHFDTDQAMSDYYNNTLAGGKWRGFQTQPKIGYGDVARYGPNAPWQQPELNNQALPDAFYPHLRRIELPATAELGVAIDGSEKYWPAETGPAVLPTFSPYQSQPGQYIEVFNRGSVPFDYTVRAGAPWLKLSRTGGRVTDQVRVEVRVDWRRAPRGDTTVPITVTGPDGASVLVQARVENPQGLRPRGHVEANGYVSIPAEQHTRAVNTGGVYWKRIPDLGRTGDGLTPFPVTAPSRTPGGNSPRLEYELTLTSAGPVKVSAYLSPRNNVLPTEGLRYAVSIDGAAPQIVNVTAATGANDTSMNRQWERNTSQNVNVTTTTHTVDGPGVHTLKFWMVDPTVVVQQLVVQTAELPYSYLGPPESRRVGR encoded by the coding sequence ATGAGCAGGTCCATCCTCGCCGGTCCACCGGCACCCGTCCCCCGCCGATCCGCCGGTCCGAAGGCCTGGCGGATGCTGTTGTCGCTGACCCTCGCCGTCACGGCCACCCCCGCCCTGGTCTCCTCGGCCGCCGCCTCCTCCTCCGGCGGGCGCGGCGTCGACTCCGGACACGATCCCGCCGGTTTCGTCTCCACCCGGTCGAAGCCGAACAGCCTGCCACTGGTCGAACGCGGCCGGGCCGCGACGCTGGTGGTCAGCGCCAGCGACCATCCCGGCGTGGTCCGGGCGGCCGGCGACCTGCGCACCGACGTCGAACGGGTCACCGGGGTACGCCCGGCGGTCGTCACCGACCAGGTGCCGCGGCAGGGCGAGGTGGTGCTCGTCGGCACCATCGGGAAGAGCCCGCTGATCGACCGGCTGATCGCCGCCGGCAAGCTCGACGTACGCGGCATCGCCGGCCGGTGGGAGACCTCGCTCCAGCAGATCGTCGCCAACCCGCTGCCCGGGGTACGCCGGGCCTTCGTGATCGCCGGCAGTGACCAGCGCGGCACGATCTTCGGGACGTACGAGGTGTCGAAGCAGATCGGCGTCTCCCCCTGGTACTGGTGGGACGACGTGCCGGCCCGGCAGAGCGACGAGCTGCACGTGCTGCCCGGCCGGCACAGCCAGGGCACCCCGGCGGTGAAATACCGTGGCTTCTTCATCAACGACGAGAACCCGGCGCTCGGCACCTGGGCACCGAACTTCTTCGGCCCCGGCCTGGCCCCCGGCTACGAGGGCGGCTTCAACCGGCACTTCTACGCCAAGGTCTTCGAGACGATGCTCCGGCTGAAGGCGAACTATCTCTGGCCGGCGGTCTGGGGCCGCGCCTTCGCCGAGGACGACCCGGCCAACCACGCCACCGCCAAGGAGTACGGCGTGGTGATGGGGACCTCGCACGAGGCGCCGATGATGCGCGGCATCGAGGAGTGGAACCGGCACGCCCGGGGCGGCACCGACCCGTACGGCGGGACCGGCGAGTGGAGCTTCCGGCGCAACTCCGCGGCGCTGAAGGAGTACTGGCGGGACGGCATCGAACGGATGGAGGAGCAGGACTTCGAGGGCGTGGTCACCCTCGGCATGCGCGGCAACGGCGACGTCAGCCTGCCCGACGGCGACGGCATCGAGCTGATGGAGAGCATCATCGCCGCGCAGCGGCAGATCCTCGCCGAGGAGAGCGACCGCGAACTGCCCGACATCCCGCAGGTCTTCACGCTCTACAAGGAGGTCCAGCGCTACTGGGACCGGGGCATGCGCCCGCCGGACGACGTCACCGTGGTCTTCTGCGACGACAACTGGGGCAACATGCGGAAGCTGCCGGACCAGAGCCTGCCGGCCCGCCCCGGCGGCTACGGCATGTACTACCACTTCGACTACGTCGGCGGCGGCCGCAACTACAAGTGGGTCGACACGATCAACCTGGCCAGCACCTGGGAGCAGCTCAACCTGACCTACCGCTACGGGGTGGACCGGCTCTGGGTGGTCAACGTCGGCGACATGAAGAACGAGGAGCTGCCGCTGCAACTCTTCCTCGACTACGCCTGGGATCCGGAGAGCATCCCGATCGAGAAGCTCGACGACTGGCAGCGGGAGTACGCGGCGCAGAACTTCCCCGACCGGTACGCCGGGGAGATCGGCGAGATCCTGCACGAGTACGGCCAGCTCCAGGCGCGGCGCAAGCCGGAGCTGCTGAACCGCCGGATCACCGTGGACCCGGCGAAGGATCCGGCCACCGACTCCTCGGCGGTGGTCTACACCGACGACAACCCGTACAGCCTGACCGCCTACCAGGAGATGCGCCGGGTGGTGCGGGAGTGGGCGGAGCTGGCCGAGCGGGCGGAGCGGGTCCGGGCGCGGCTGCCGGACGGCTACGACGACGCCTACTACCAGCTCGTGCACTACCAGGTGGCGGCGACGGCGAACCTCTACGCGCTGCGCGAGGCGCAGTTCACCAACCTGCTCTACGCCGCGCAGGGCCGGGCCGCCACCAACGCGATGGCGGACCTCGCCCAGCGCCACTTCGACACCGACCAGGCGATGTCCGACTACTACAACAACACGCTGGCCGGCGGGAAGTGGCGGGGCTTCCAGACCCAACCCAAGATCGGGTACGGCGACGTCGCGCGCTACGGCCCGAACGCGCCCTGGCAGCAGCCGGAACTGAACAACCAGGCGCTGCCGGACGCGTTCTATCCGCACCTGCGCCGGATCGAGCTGCCGGCCACCGCCGAACTGGGTGTGGCGATCGACGGCTCGGAGAAGTACTGGCCGGCCGAGACCGGTCCGGCGGTACTGCCGACGTTCAGCCCGTACCAGAGCCAGCCGGGGCAGTACATCGAGGTCTTCAACCGGGGCTCGGTGCCGTTCGACTATACGGTCCGCGCCGGCGCGCCCTGGCTGAAGCTCAGCCGTACCGGCGGTCGGGTGACCGACCAGGTCCGGGTCGAGGTACGGGTCGACTGGCGGCGGGCGCCGCGCGGCGACACGACGGTGCCGATCACGGTCACCGGCCCGGACGGCGCCAGCGTGCTGGTGCAGGCCAGGGTGGAGAACCCGCAGGGTCTGCGCCCCCGGGGTCACGTCGAGGCGAACGGCTACGTCTCGATCCCGGCCGAACAGCACACCCGGGCGGTCAACACCGGCGGGGTGTACTGGAAGCGGATCCCGGACCTCGGCCGGACCGGTGACGGGCTGACCCCGTTCCCGGTCACCGCCCCGAGCCGGACGCCCGGCGGGAACAGCCCGCGCCTGGAGTACGAGCTGACGCTGACCTCCGCCGGCCCGGTGAAGGTCTCGGCCTACCTCTCGCCGCGCAACAACGTGCTGCCGACCGAGGGGCTGCGCTACGCCGTCTCGATCGACGGCGCCGCGCCGCAGATCGTCAACGTCACCGCCGCCACCGGGGCGAACGACACCTCGATGAACCGGCAGTGGGAGCGGAACACCTCACAGAACGTCAACGTCACGACGACCACGCACACGGTCGACGGGCCGGGCGTACACACCCTGAAGTTCTGGATGGTCGACCCGACCGTGGTGGTGCAGCAGCTCGTGGTGCAGACCGCCGAGCTGCCGTACAGCTATCTCGGTCCGCCGGAGAGCCGGCGGGTCGGCCGCTGA
- a CDS encoding ABC transporter substrate-binding protein: MRRSQRRLFAATALTALSLVAAGCGAPESAAPGPTGGAVPDKPGSPVVLNILDVAGNLQLTQAMIDDFVGKNSDTVSRVTYSKSPSPELVGKVKAQQAANRVEIDLVLTGVDGLAAGIDQELWTPLLPTHADRLPGMANYLPGAAAMQELAGNHGVTVTYYPSGPLIEYLPSKVPNPPTTAQGLLEYAKANPGAVQYARPSNSGPGRTFLMGLPYLLGDSNPKDPVNGWAKTWAYLAELNKYVRLYPSGTGETMKNLANGSAKIIVSTTGWDINPRVLGTVPAEAKIGTLEGFHWVTDAHYAVVPKGVSTDKQAAILALLNHMLTPEQQAKAYDQGYFYPGPAIKDVPLSMAPQASRDAIEKYGRPEYEQLIANNPLEVPLDAKALVEAFSRWDREIGGAKVSK, from the coding sequence ATGCGTCGAAGCCAACGCCGGCTGTTCGCCGCCACGGCCCTGACCGCGCTGAGCCTGGTCGCCGCCGGCTGTGGTGCGCCGGAGAGCGCCGCGCCCGGACCGACCGGGGGCGCGGTGCCGGACAAGCCCGGCTCGCCGGTCGTACTGAACATCCTCGACGTCGCCGGCAACCTGCAACTCACCCAGGCGATGATCGACGACTTCGTCGGGAAGAACTCGGACACGGTGTCGAGGGTGACGTACTCGAAGTCGCCCTCGCCGGAGCTGGTCGGCAAGGTCAAGGCCCAGCAGGCGGCGAACCGGGTCGAGATCGACCTGGTGCTGACCGGGGTGGACGGGCTCGCCGCCGGCATCGACCAGGAACTCTGGACCCCGCTGCTGCCGACCCACGCCGACCGGCTGCCGGGGATGGCGAACTACCTGCCGGGCGCGGCCGCGATGCAGGAGCTGGCCGGCAACCACGGGGTGACCGTCACCTACTACCCGTCCGGGCCGCTGATCGAGTACCTGCCGTCGAAGGTGCCGAACCCGCCGACGACGGCGCAGGGGCTGCTCGAGTACGCCAAGGCGAACCCCGGCGCGGTGCAGTACGCCCGCCCGTCCAACTCCGGCCCCGGCCGGACCTTCCTGATGGGCCTGCCGTACCTGCTCGGCGACTCGAACCCGAAGGACCCGGTCAACGGCTGGGCGAAGACCTGGGCCTACCTGGCCGAGCTGAACAAGTACGTCCGGCTCTATCCGTCCGGCACCGGCGAGACGATGAAGAACCTGGCCAACGGGTCGGCGAAGATCATCGTTTCGACCACCGGCTGGGACATCAACCCCCGGGTGCTGGGCACCGTGCCCGCGGAGGCGAAGATCGGCACGCTGGAGGGCTTCCACTGGGTCACCGACGCGCACTACGCGGTGGTGCCGAAGGGCGTCTCGACGGACAAGCAGGCCGCGATCCTGGCCCTGCTGAACCACATGCTGACGCCGGAACAGCAGGCGAAGGCGTACGACCAGGGGTACTTCTACCCCGGTCCGGCGATCAAGGACGTGCCGCTGTCGATGGCGCCGCAGGCCAGCCGGGACGCGATCGAGAAGTACGGCCGCCCGGAGTACGAGCAGCTGATCGCGAACAACCCGCTGGAGGTGCCGCTCGACGCCAAGGCGCTGGTCGAGGCGTTCAGCCGGTGGGACCGGGAGATCGGCGGCGCGAAGGTGAGCAAGTGA
- a CDS encoding ABC transporter ATP-binding protein, whose amino-acid sequence MSFTELRLEGVSRSFAGRDALADLHLTVRRGEFIALLGPSGCGKSTALNCLAGLLPLTRGSIWSDETRLDTMPAEKRGFGMVFQNYALFPHMSVRRNVAFGLQMRRLPRAEIRRRTEEAIRLVRLEEHANKLPGQLSGGQQQRVAIARAVVLEPTLVLMDEPLSNLDAKLRLEMRTEIRRLHQSLGLTTVYVTHDQEEALSLADRLVVLREGRVQQIGTPEELHTRPANWHVADFMGYRNLLRLRVEPAGGSEVVVTGQGIRLVGTAVGPVTAGAEVIAGVRPEDLRITGPESGVPATVEVVEYQGREVAVEARTAEGVQFNLRTDQRPALGDRIGIAVDPGRLLVFPLAEPSGRSDGEPGPAGAAPDEPAGTPVDDSADAPVDEPATGGSR is encoded by the coding sequence GTGAGTTTTACGGAGTTGCGGTTGGAGGGCGTGAGCCGGAGCTTCGCCGGGCGTGACGCGCTGGCCGACCTGCACCTGACGGTCCGACGGGGCGAGTTCATCGCCCTGCTCGGGCCGTCCGGCTGCGGCAAGTCGACCGCGCTGAACTGCCTCGCCGGCCTGCTCCCGCTGACCCGGGGCAGCATCTGGTCCGACGAGACCCGGCTCGACACGATGCCGGCCGAGAAACGCGGCTTCGGCATGGTCTTCCAGAACTACGCCCTCTTCCCGCACATGTCGGTACGCCGCAACGTCGCCTTCGGCCTCCAGATGCGCCGGCTCCCCCGGGCCGAGATCCGGCGGCGCACCGAGGAGGCGATCCGGCTGGTCCGGCTGGAGGAGCACGCCAACAAGCTGCCCGGGCAGCTCTCCGGCGGCCAGCAGCAGCGGGTCGCCATCGCCCGGGCGGTGGTGCTGGAACCGACCCTGGTGCTGATGGACGAGCCACTGTCCAACCTGGACGCGAAGCTGCGGCTGGAGATGCGTACCGAGATCCGCCGGCTGCACCAGTCGCTCGGGCTCACCACGGTCTACGTCACGCACGACCAGGAGGAGGCGCTCTCCCTGGCCGACCGGCTGGTGGTGCTCCGCGAGGGGCGGGTGCAGCAGATCGGCACCCCCGAGGAGCTGCACACCCGGCCGGCGAACTGGCACGTCGCCGACTTCATGGGCTACCGCAACCTGCTGCGGTTGCGGGTGGAGCCCGCTGGCGGCTCCGAGGTGGTGGTGACCGGTCAGGGCATCCGGCTGGTCGGCACCGCCGTCGGGCCGGTCACCGCCGGAGCCGAGGTGATCGCCGGGGTCCGCCCCGAGGACCTGCGGATCACCGGGCCGGAGTCGGGCGTGCCGGCCACCGTGGAGGTGGTCGAGTACCAGGGCCGGGAGGTGGCGGTCGAGGCGCGTACCGCCGAGGGGGTGCAGTTCAACCTGCGTACCGACCAGCGTCCGGCGCTCGGCGACCGGATCGGGATCGCGGTGGATCCCGGGCGACTGCTGGTCTTCCCGCTGGCCGAGCCGTCCGGACGGTCCGACGGGGAACCGGGACCGGCCGGGGCGGCGCCGGACGAGCCCGCCGGCACGCCGGTGGACGACTCCGCCGACGCGCCGGTGGACGAACCGGCCACCGGAGGCTCCCGGTGA
- a CDS encoding ABC transporter permease → MSATATPPRTGGPADERPTEPRAPAGTRVALRHRLAERGIDRQLLLLAPAALFVLVLFIYPFAYGVGLSFQPTEGGPFAAYQEFFSDPYQRDTIWTTLKLSLPAALLNVAASVPIAYRMRGRFRGKRLLTTVLVVPITLGTVLTAQGLLNFLGPAGWFNRILLNVGLADEPVRLTNNYWGVFFSIVITGFPFAFLLVLSYLSGIDPTLERAAATLGAGWWQRFRRITLPLLAPGLATTFCLTFVLAFSVFPSAILVGDPAGTTRVISIAAYEAAYVQYDYPLAATIAVLMGLVELLVIAAVLGWRALLYTGSTAGGKG, encoded by the coding sequence GTGAGCGCCACCGCCACCCCACCCCGGACCGGCGGGCCGGCCGACGAGCGCCCGACCGAGCCGCGCGCCCCGGCCGGGACCCGGGTGGCGTTGCGGCACCGGCTGGCCGAACGCGGCATCGACCGGCAACTCCTGCTGCTCGCCCCCGCCGCGCTCTTCGTCCTGGTGCTCTTCATCTATCCGTTCGCCTACGGCGTCGGGCTGTCGTTCCAGCCGACCGAGGGCGGGCCGTTCGCCGCGTACCAGGAGTTCTTCTCCGACCCGTACCAGCGGGACACCATCTGGACGACGCTGAAGCTGTCGCTGCCGGCGGCACTGCTCAACGTCGCCGCCTCGGTGCCGATCGCCTACCGGATGCGGGGGCGGTTCCGGGGGAAGCGGCTGCTCACCACCGTCCTGGTGGTGCCGATCACCCTCGGCACGGTGCTCACCGCGCAGGGGCTGCTCAACTTCCTCGGCCCCGCCGGCTGGTTCAACCGGATCCTGCTGAACGTCGGGCTGGCCGACGAACCGGTCCGGCTGACCAACAACTACTGGGGGGTGTTCTTCTCGATCGTCATCACCGGCTTCCCGTTCGCCTTCCTGCTGGTGCTGTCGTACCTGTCGGGCATCGACCCGACGCTGGAGCGGGCCGCCGCGACCCTCGGCGCCGGCTGGTGGCAGCGGTTCCGCCGGATCACCCTGCCGCTGCTGGCGCCCGGCCTGGCCACCACGTTCTGCCTCACCTTCGTACTGGCGTTCAGCGTCTTCCCGTCGGCGATCCTGGTCGGTGACCCGGCCGGTACCACGAGGGTGATCTCGATCGCCGCGTACGAGGCCGCGTACGTCCAGTACGACTATCCGCTGGCGGCCACCATCGCGGTGCTGATGGGGCTGGTCGAACTGCTGGTGATCGCCGCCGTGCTCGGCTGGCGGGCCCTGCTCTACACCGGATCGACGGCGGGAGGGAAGGGCTGA
- a CDS encoding ABC transporter permease, whose protein sequence is MSSVTAPAPRRRRLVARPAAWLIWGVVAFFFVNLAGVIGSVLVSSFGDRWYDTWLPQGYTGRWYGQAWQEFGLFQVLLVTLEVSLLVVGISVLIGVPAAYVLARRSFPGRRLLYLLFLLPILMPPITYGIPLATVLYKYGFAGHLSGVVLANLVPSVPFVILTMTPFIEQIDPAVERAARMCGAGTRQMFVRILAPLLTPGILAASILVLVRTVGMFELTFLTAGPDSQTLVVALYYSMSAAGIRAQQSIDAMAVMYTTMMLVLLVIALRYVNPTQLVARVREDID, encoded by the coding sequence ATGAGTTCCGTGACGGCCCCGGCGCCCCGCCGCCGTCGCCTGGTCGCCCGGCCGGCGGCCTGGCTGATCTGGGGCGTGGTGGCGTTCTTCTTCGTCAACCTGGCCGGTGTGATCGGCTCGGTGCTGGTCAGCTCCTTCGGCGACCGCTGGTACGACACCTGGCTGCCGCAGGGCTACACCGGCCGGTGGTACGGGCAGGCGTGGCAGGAGTTCGGCCTCTTCCAGGTGCTGCTGGTGACCCTGGAGGTGTCGCTGCTGGTGGTCGGCATCTCGGTGCTGATCGGGGTGCCCGCCGCGTACGTGCTGGCCCGCCGTTCCTTCCCGGGCCGGCGGCTGCTCTACCTGCTCTTCCTGCTGCCGATCCTGATGCCGCCGATCACCTACGGCATCCCGCTGGCCACGGTGCTCTACAAGTACGGCTTCGCCGGGCATCTCTCCGGGGTGGTACTGGCGAACCTGGTGCCGTCGGTGCCGTTCGTCATCCTCACCATGACGCCGTTCATCGAGCAGATCGATCCGGCGGTGGAGCGGGCGGCCCGGATGTGCGGGGCCGGTACCCGGCAGATGTTCGTGCGGATCCTCGCCCCGCTGCTCACCCCGGGCATCCTGGCCGCCTCGATCCTGGTGCTGGTGCGGACGGTCGGGATGTTCGAGTTGACCTTCCTCACCGCCGGGCCGGACTCGCAGACCCTGGTGGTGGCGCTGTACTACTCCATGTCGGCGGCGGGCATCCGGGCCCAGCAGTCCATCGACGCGATGGCGGTCATGTACACCACGATGATGCTGGTGCTGTTGGTGATCGCACTGCGGTACGTCAATCCGACCCAACTGGTCGCCCGGGTCCGGGAGGACATCGACTGA